One segment of Chromatiales bacterium DNA contains the following:
- a CDS encoding ABC transporter permease, with the protein MQHSLSPRITWSLYKALTLRTIQARYRGSILGLSWLVLYPLVLLAIYTLVFGVILKARWGGAQNDSLLDFALHLYSGLLLFSWFAEAVTTSSRAVLDNDRYVRQVVFPVEMLPLISVSAAAVSFLFGLVVLLLAAVVSGQPITANWAAIPLLLAPFVCLLFGLAWIVAALSVYLRDLPNLVSSVMPAFMFLAPVFYSLDLVPETLRGWYWLNPITHATVWLRDAVFAEKLPPPGEWLMVAVICVAMAAFGRWLFLKLSQGFGDVI; encoded by the coding sequence GTGCAACATAGCCTTTCGCCGCGGATCACCTGGAGCCTGTACAAGGCGCTCACACTGCGCACCATCCAGGCGCGATACCGGGGTTCCATCCTCGGGTTGAGTTGGCTCGTACTCTACCCGCTTGTCCTGCTGGCGATCTATACGCTGGTGTTCGGCGTGATCCTGAAGGCCCGCTGGGGCGGCGCGCAGAACGACAGTCTGCTGGATTTCGCGCTGCATCTTTACTCGGGGCTCCTGCTGTTCAGCTGGTTCGCCGAGGCGGTGACGACCAGCAGTCGCGCGGTGTTGGACAATGATCGATACGTCCGCCAGGTCGTGTTTCCGGTCGAGATGCTGCCGCTGATCTCGGTGTCGGCCGCTGCGGTCTCGTTCCTGTTTGGCCTTGTAGTCCTGTTGCTGGCTGCCGTCGTTTCGGGTCAGCCCATCACCGCCAACTGGGCCGCGATTCCGCTATTGTTGGCGCCTTTTGTTTGCCTGCTTTTCGGGCTGGCCTGGATCGTTGCGGCCCTGTCCGTCTACCTGCGGGATCTGCCGAACCTTGTAAGCTCGGTCATGCCGGCGTTCATGTTTCTCGCGCCGGTCTTCTACTCGCTCGATCTGGTGCCCGAAACGCTGCGCGGCTGGTATTGGCTCAACCCGATCACACACGCAACGGTCTGGCTGCGTGATGCCGTGTTCGCCGAAAAACTACCCCCGCCCGGTGAGTGGCTGATGGTTGCCGTCATCTGCGTGGCCATGGCCGCGTTCGGTCGTTGGCTGTTCCTGAAACTCTCACAGGGGTTCGGAGATGTCATCTGA
- a CDS encoding acyltransferase, whose translation MFRHPYTTADRGIVLGSDCILFEHVRVLIGDLRHCADADIQIGDHVFVNAGSYLSGEGGLVIGDHAIIGAHCRLLSAGHDPYGPNEAVNQNALTFGRISIGRGAWLGAGVTVLQGRKIGTGAVVGAGSVVTRDIPDRAIAVGNPARVVGSR comes from the coding sequence GTGTTCCGGCATCCGTACACAACCGCCGATCGCGGGATTGTTCTCGGGTCCGATTGTATCCTCTTCGAGCATGTGCGAGTTCTGATCGGCGATCTTCGACATTGCGCGGACGCCGACATTCAAATCGGCGACCACGTCTTCGTCAACGCGGGTTCCTACCTGTCGGGCGAGGGTGGACTGGTGATCGGCGATCACGCGATCATCGGCGCCCACTGCCGACTGTTAAGCGCCGGGCACGACCCTTATGGACCAAATGAAGCAGTCAATCAGAATGCACTGACCTTCGGGCGCATCAGCATCGGTCGCGGTGCGTGGCTCGGTGCCGGAGTCACCGTACTGCAAGGCCGCAAGATCGGCACTGGCGCCGTAGTCGGCGCGGGTAGCGTGGTGACACGCGACATTCCGGACCGAGCCATTGCGGTCGGAAATCCCGCTCGAGTCGTAGGGTCACGGTAG
- a CDS encoding peptidylprolyl isomerase, with the protein MSLLLFAFSASVAQAADVVLVDGVDGCRLTRAEILQGLMAEKPETRSRYEADPNLLLKFIDDMYKRRAFVCEAERLKLQDQERVYARLERARWDILISEVLQNFNDGVEFPDFEASAREQYDAYPERYRNREQIRVRHILLRAGSPELAEKRMEEAQSLLTALDGGANFEELAMQRSEDQATAHRGGVMPSFGRGVTDPDFEAAAFALTQPGQRSAVVTSRFGLHIIELVERDPERRMPFSVVREGIIGKAKAEYLAKQSEVYRNGIIDPTKTTPHTDEILKLVTDITGQVPATAGSQPGVANGAATASGDAPR; encoded by the coding sequence GTGAGTCTGCTCCTCTTTGCCTTTTCCGCTTCCGTCGCGCAGGCGGCCGACGTCGTCCTGGTTGACGGGGTGGACGGTTGCCGCCTCACACGAGCCGAAATTCTCCAGGGCCTCATGGCGGAAAAGCCGGAGACGCGCAGCCGCTACGAGGCGGACCCAAACCTACTCCTAAAATTCATCGACGACATGTACAAACGTCGCGCCTTTGTCTGCGAAGCGGAAAGATTGAAGTTGCAGGATCAGGAGAGGGTGTATGCACGGTTGGAGCGCGCGCGCTGGGACATTCTGATCAGTGAAGTTCTACAGAATTTCAATGACGGTGTGGAGTTTCCCGACTTTGAAGCGTCGGCGCGTGAGCAATACGATGCGTATCCGGAACGCTACCGCAATCGTGAACAGATCCGCGTACGGCACATTTTGTTGCGGGCCGGCTCACCGGAATTGGCGGAGAAACGCATGGAGGAAGCGCAGTCGTTGCTAACGGCACTCGATGGCGGCGCAAACTTCGAGGAATTGGCGATGCAGCGATCCGAGGACCAGGCCACTGCACACCGCGGTGGAGTGATGCCCAGTTTCGGCCGCGGGGTCACCGATCCCGATTTTGAGGCTGCCGCCTTTGCATTGACTCAGCCCGGTCAGCGTTCCGCCGTCGTGACCAGCCGGTTTGGTCTGCATATCATCGAACTCGTCGAACGCGACCCCGAGCGGAGAATGCCGTTCTCCGTGGTTCGCGAAGGAATCATCGGCAAGGCGAAGGCGGAATACCTCGCCAAGCAGTCGGAGGTTTACCGGAACGGAATCATCGACCCGACCAAGACCACGCCCCACACCGATGAAATTCTAAAGTTGGTCACCGACATCACCGGTCAGGTGCCAGCAACGGCCGGATCACAACCGGGCGTGGCAAACGGTGCCGCAACAGCTTCTGGTGATGCACCCAGGTGA